The segment atagaaggagggaggaggattaaggaggaggaggggatagaaggagggaggaggattaaggaggaggaggggataggagggaggacgattaaggaggaggaggaggggatagaaggagggaggaggattaaggaggaggaggaggggatagaaggagggaggacgattaaggaggaggaggaggggatagaaggagggaggaggattaaggaggaggaggaggggatagaaggagggaggaggattaaggaggaggaggaggggatagaaggagggaggaggattaaggaggaggaggaggggatagaaggagggaggaggattaaggaggaggaggggatagagggagggaggaggattaaggaggaggagaggggggatagagggagggaggagggaggggagtcagCAGGGAACAGTCCAGGGCCCAGTCTACCTAGCAGATCCTCTTTAAACACACCACATTTAAACACTCAGCAGATGCTTTCCTCCAAGGAGTTACACAGCACAGACAATCAAGGACCTAGTGCACGGTTGGGACAGTGGTTAGTTTGTTTTCATAAAGAGGATTATGTACCTGGTTCATCCTGGGTAGATCTTTAATAGTCTCCTTCTTGGGCTCCTTCTCCTTGGCCCACATCCTCAGGTAATACTTGTAGTCCTTCACCTTgtcctctgaaacacacagctCAGGTTTCAAACACCAGCACGGAACTACAACCGCCACTTCTCGCTCTACCCAGCAGAGGGCGATATAAACAAGTGCACCTGTGCTGAGAGGCTTACAGTGAGAGATGAAGAACTACAGGTTATACATAATTAAGAtctagagtgagtgtgtgtgatgaacaGACTCACCTTTCTTCTCGTCTGCCTCCCCCTTCGCATCTCCCCCTTCCTTCACATCCTCCCCTGAACACAAGAAGGCATATCATCAGCACCACCAAGCACAGTCTCAACACACCAGACACAGTTtcaacacagcagacacagtatCAACACACCAGGCAGAAACAACTGAACTAAGCACCTGTGCACCAACAGAACCTGTGATCGTGGAGAAggtggggggacaggaggggtgttagTGGACAGGTCATGCTAGAACGTGAGACAACATCACAAAGGATGAAGTGAGTGAAGTAACCCAACACCTGAACATAGATTCTAGGGAAAGACAGGTGGACAGGTGAGCAGGACCCTCAGATAAGGACAGTGAGGCCTGATGTCATTTCCTCCAGGTCCCAGTGCGACCACGAGgaagcaggaaggagaggggagagataggagagagaggatgggcggGGTCTACGAAGAGAATTCAAGTGCCTCCACTCTTGTGTCTTGTCAGAGAGGACTAGTGTTTCTTAACCacaatgtgttgtgtgtgctgggaCTTACATATGAGATATGTAAAGCTCTTAGTTTACGGGGCTTGTAGCGAGGCCTTAAACAGAGCGCTTGTTGACAGAATGAGGTCACTATTCTGCTCATCAAAAGCTTCCACTGAGTCACAGAGACAAACCTGAGGTCACTTCCTGCGGCAGGAAGTCCAcatcagacaggaagagaggttcTGGAGAAGTGAGAAACCAaacggagcgagagagaattgaaagaaaaaaagagagaataagagacatCAAAATAGTAAAAGTAAGTGAAGGGAGGGTaaagggggagggtgaggagacgaTGAGGGATATGAGAAGACACGTTCAGTTATTGAGCAGTAGGAACATACAGACACAAGCAGGGACAGGCTCCTAGGAAACACTGATCGCCAAGTATAGAATGCTGCtagcttgggtgtgtgtgtagcatgtgtagtatgtgtgtgtaccctgtggggtgtgtgtgtgtaccctgtgggtgtgtgtaccctgtgtgggggggggggggtgtaccctgtgggtgtgtgtgtaccctgtgggtgtgtgtgtaccctgtgggtgtgtgtgtaccctgtgggtgtgtgtaccctgtgtggggggggggggggtgtaccctgtgggtgtgtgtgtaccctgtgggtgtgtgtaccctgtgtggggggggggggtgtaccctgtgggtgtgtgtgtaccctgtgggtgtgtgtaccctgTGTGTCATCAGTGAAGAACTGTGTGGCTTCCAGGGCAGACTCCGCCTCCTCTGGACACAACGCTGCAAAGTAAACAAGACATAATCAACACACTGTACACTACACACAAGACTGGGTTGTGCCATTTCTCCctcgagtcccccccccccctcctgcataCCTGGGGGCAGGTGCAGCTTGTACAGTAGCTTGAGCTTCTCTGTCATGTCTCCATGGTACATGCCACCTGACAGGACAACACAGGAGAAACATTCTTCATTCCTCAATCCCAACCTCCACCTAGAGAGCAAACTAATACTCATGATCCATTCAGCTTTCATCCAAGGTCCCGCACTCACTGAGGCCGGTGACAAACTCCTTGAAGTTGATGAGGCCATCCTTGTTGTGGTCGAGCAGGCGGAAGAGGCGTGCGGCAAGGGTGGGGGAGTGGACGCCACACGGCCATGTGGCCAGCGAGCCGAACAGCTGGGAGAACTGGCCCAGGTCGATGCGGTACTGCTCCAGGTAGGGCAGGCTGGGGTCGTGGCGGTCTGTCGCCTCACTGCTGCCGCCCCAGTAGCAGCTGGTGATGTGCTTGGCCTGCATGGACACCAGCCAGttagtcaaccagccagccattcagtcaaccagccagccagccagccaaacagTCACCTAGAGAACATCCCTCACCTTGAAGAGTACGTAGAGATCCTCCAGCTCCTCGATGCTGAAGGCTGACTCTGTCATGATGGCCCTCACCTGTGGAGACACACATGGAACAGAGGTCAACAGAGGTCAACGCAgggtcctctacccccccctccctccccctaggATCCCCTGTCCTCACCACACTCCTCTTGGCTGTGTCCTCCAGAGAGTGGATGACCTTCAGCCTCTGCTTGAACCTCATCTGCTCGATCACATCAGCACGCAGGCTACCGAACTTCTGctcagagacacaggagaggggcggggtcaggacaggggcggggtcaggagaggggcagggtcaggagaggggcggggtcaggagaggggcggggtcaggagaggggcagggtcaggagaggggcggggtCACCTTGAGAACATCCATCACCTCTGGACGTAGGAACTGTACCTGGTCTTGTTACAGGACTGTGGGCCAGCAGgccaggggaggtgggggagtgacTGAGCCCCTccaaggaggggtgggggaggggaggggaggagggggtaacTGACCTCGTAGGAGGCCTTGACGAGCTCAAACACGTCGATCTCCGGGGGGGGCTGGTCCCCGCTGGTCAGCAGGGCGTGgtggtgagggatggggggagacacAGTCTGTTTGTTCACCACGTTATCCAGgtacctgaggggagggggggctgtcacCATCCACCATCATCCTACACACCCCTActgtaccctcccctccctccctcccctccttccatcctactgaacctctccccctccctcccccctcccctcctcacctgcccaGCACGGTCATGGCCTCGCCCTCGTCAGAGCAGCTCAGCAGGTGGTCCATGTTGGCGTGCAGCACGGCCAGGGACACCTGGAAGATCACCTTGATGCCCTCGTAGAAGAAGCAGTCCACCACCACGGCGGCGCTGTCGAAGGGCATGAcggacaggaagagggtgaggaACCAGGACAGGGAGATGGTGGAGATCACACCCAGGTCCTGCATGTGCTCGTACAGCAGGGGGAGACACTCCCTAGTCAGCTCCTCAAACACACCCTGGTCCACCAGCGCCCCTGCACAGGAGGGAGACGAGGGTGAGCtatagagacaggcagacaggcagacaggcagacagacaggcaggcagacaggcagacaggcaggcaggcaggcagacaggcagacaggcagacagacagacaggcaggcgggTGGCTGACCTACGACCCTGGTGTTGTAGTAGTCAGGCAGCATCCTCTCACACAGAGCCACCAGCAGCCAGAAGGCCTCCTCCTCCGTACAGTAGAGCAGCAGCACCGAGGTCACGATGTTCAtggcctggagaggagagagagagggagggaaggggaattgggggagggagagaatcaaggtgatagagaggagagagagaagagagagataggagagctTGTGACTGCTTGTTCCAGTTGTGTAAACCCacaacaccctccaccctccagacagATCCAGCTCAGCAGTTAGAGCAGCTGACTGCAGAACAAGACGCCCCAGGTCAGAACACATCCTCAtccttcctgtcctcatccttcctgtcctcatccttcctgtcctcatccttcctgtcctcatccttcctgtcctcatccttcctgtcctcatccttcctgtcctcatccTTCCTGCTGTGATGATCCCAGCACCTCCCTCCAGCTTCTTCCTCCCTCAGGACACCTGGTCTGCATAGGAGCCACACACGAGGGTACCTGGCAGTAGCCGATGCCGGGGTTGCGGCAGGCGTAGGCGGTGAGGACGCGGCGCAGCGCAGCGATTCCCGTCTCGTTCTGGAAGGCGTGGTGCTCCGGCATGGAGCGGTGAAGGTCCCTCTCGATCTCCTCCGTGGCCAGGGTGCACAGACCCATCGCCTGCTCCACCAGCTCACCATAGTAACCTGGGTGGGTGGCCATCTCATTCTGggctcctggaggggggggggagagagagagacacagagggagagagatggagagagagagaagcacgtGTTATTATTACTATCTTTAATATTGGCAGTATGAACAGAGCAGCTTCTGAGAGGAGGCATGAGAGTTGCTGAGGTGGTGACTACAGTGCTGGAAGTAGACCAGCATCAGAAGGGAGCTGTGGTGAGGCCTGCTCTGTGGTGAGGCCTGCTCTGTGGTGAGGCCTGCTCTGTGGTGAGGCCTGCTCTGTGGTGAGGCCTGCTCTGAGGTGAGGCCTGCTCTGTGGTGAGGCCTGCTCTGTGGTGAGGCCTGCTCTGTGGTGAGGCCTGCTCTGCGGTGAGGCCTGCTCTGCGGTGAGGCCTGCTCTGCGGTGAGGCCTGCTCTGCGGTGAGGCCTGCTCTGTGGTGAGGCCTGCTCTGTGGTGAGGCCTGCTCTGCGGTGAGGCCTGCTCTGAGGTGAGGCCTGCTCTGCGGTGAGGCCTGCTCTGTGGTGAGGCCTGCTCTGTGGTGAGGCCTGCTCTGTGGTGAGGCCTGCTCTGTGGTGAGGCCTGCTCTGTGGTGAGGCCTGCTCTGCGGTGAGGCCTGCTCTGTGGTGAGGCCTGCTCTGCCCAGCACTAACTGGACTACAGTAGGAGAGACTACCCAGTAGTATGTCTGGAGTGAATGATGGAGGGCtgcaggtggagggctggaggaggagggctggaggaggagggctggaggaggagggctggaggaggagggctggaggtggagggctggaggaggagggctggaggtggagggctggaggaggagggctggaggagggtacCTGAGAACAGCAGCCACAGCTCTCCTCGCAGGGTCTCTGGGATGCCGTTGAGCACCAGCTCTCTGGTCTTGGACGTACGGTACATGCACACGCCACGGCCAAACTCAAAGAAGTGGATGTTCCATGActcctccttcatcttctccttggtcttgggagggaggagtgaggaaggagggatggaggaagtaaAGAAAGGTTGTTAACAAAAAGACAATCCAGAagcccccccctcacaggtGACCTGCTGACTCACAGCTTTGGGCCCCAGGTCTTCAGGAGCGTCTTTCTGGTAGATGCGCAGGAGGCCTTGGGAGGCCGTGGGCAGGCTGGAGGAGTAGTGTCGCCCCTGGAGCCCCCCCGCCCCAGacgaggggggactggaggggagcGAGGTGCCGGGGCTGGGGGACCactggaggtcagggaggaagaGCAGCTTGAACACGGTGGAGAGATTACAGGGAAAAGAATGTGACCCTGATTGGCTGACTGACTCACCGAGTGACCAGTCAGATCCCTGGCATCGCTCCAGAGGTTGTCGGGGGTGCGCTGCAGGAAGTCGGAGATGCGCTGGACCAGGAAGTCCCGGTCTCTGAGGTTAGCGAACAGGAAGGTCATCTTGCTCTTTGTGCTGATGGAGACAGGACATGGCAGCACACTGCTGCTGTCAGCCTTCTCCACTATGGacacctggggggggagaggggggcgagtgggtatgagtgtgtgtgtatgtgtatatgtgagtgtatatatgtgtgtaagagtgtgtaccTCTCGTAGCGGGATGATGAGCTGACAGAGGTCTTCCTCTCGGCTGGTGAAGCAGATGTAGTTGTTGGAGACGAACAGCTGGCCCACGATGTGCATCTTAGCGAAGGGGGTCCACAGGGTGCAGTCTGTGTGGCCGTCCAGACGCTCCTCTGGGGTGAGCCGGAACAGAGCCCGGTACCTCTCGTTCTTAGCCCTGGCGTCCAGGTCCCTGGGGGGGCACACAACGTCAACACCTGGCCTCCctcagaggaacacacaccttCAACACCCAACCCtaaccatcccataataaccctccctccctcccccctaaccctaaccatcccataataaccctccctccctcccccctaaccctaaccatcccataataaccctccctccctcccccctaaccctaaccatcccataataaccctccctccctcccccctaaccctaaccatcccataataaccctccctccctcccccctaaccctaaccatcccataataaccctccctccctcccccctaaccctaaccatcccataataaccctccctccctcccccctaaccctaaccatcccataataaccctccctccctcccccctaaccctaaccatcccataataaccctccctccctcccccctaaccctaaccatcccataataaccctccctccctcccccctaaccctaaccatcccataataaccctccctccctcccccctaaccctaaccatcccataataaccctccctccctcccccctaaccctaaccatcccataataaccctccctccctcccccctaaccctaaccatcccataataaccctccctccctcccccctaaccctaaccatcccataataaccctccctccctcccccctaaccctaaccatcccataataaccctccctccctcccccctaaccctaaccatcccataataaccctccctccctcccccctaaccctaaccatcccataataaccctccctccctcccccctaaccctaaccatcccataataaccctccctccctcccccctaaccctaaccatcccataataaccctccctccctcccccctaaccctaaccatcccataataaccctccctccctcccccctaaccctaaccatcccataataaccctccctccctcccccctaaccctaaccatcccataataaccctccctccctcccccctaaccctaaccatcccataataaccctccctccctcccccctaaccctaaccatcccataataaccctccctccctcccccctaaccctaaccatcccataataaccctccctccctcccccctaaccctaaccatcccataataaccctccctccctcccccctaaccctaaccatcccataataaccctccctcccccctaaccctaaccatcccataataaccctccctccctcccccctaaccctaaccatcccataataaagacccccccccctccctcgggcTGCAGACCTCTTGAGCGCTGACACGTTCTTCAGTGTCTTGCAGGGTTTGGGCAGCGAGCGGTCAGCGGCGAAGCCCTCGTTGTCGAGGAGCTGCCGCATAGCGATGTTGGCCAGCTGCTCCATGAGCTTGAAGGTGTCGTTGATGTTGAGGAACATGGAGAAGTAGTGCTCTGTGGTGCGCGTGCTCACACGCACGCTCTCCGGGAACAGCAGCGTGGCGTTCTTCTCCAGCTGGGTCACGTCGGTCCACTGGACCACCAGGGTCACTGGGGGGGAATAGGAgaagggaggaacagagggggaggagaaaatgGGGCAGttagggagggacagagggagaggagggaggaggtggagagggtaggACAGCAAACAGCAGgggcagaagggaggaggaggaggtggagagggtaggACAGCAAACAGCAGgggcagaagggaggaggaggaggtggagagggtaggACAGCAAACAGCAGgggcagaagggaggaggagttggagagggTAGGACCGCAAACAGCAGgggcagaagggagggaggaggtggagagggtatgACAGCAAACAGCAGGGGCAGAAGGGAGGAGGTTGAGACGGTAGGACAGCAAACAGCAGgggcagaagggaggaggagttggaggaggtggagagggtatgACAGCAAACAGCAGgggcagaagggaggaggaggtggagagggtaggACAGCAAACAGCAGgggcagaagggaggaggaggtggagagggtaggACAGCAAACAGCAGgggcagaagggaggaggaggtggagagggtaggACAGCAAACAGCAGgggcagaagggaggaggaggtggagagggtatgACAGCAAACAGCAGGgccagaagggaggaggaggtggagagggtatgACAGCAAACAGCAGGgccagaagggaggaggaggtggaggaggtggagagggtaggACAGCAAACAGCAGgggcagaagggaggaggaggaaagaaagagaatcaTTCCAAGCATGCCATTTAGGATAACCATGGAATCTGCCTGGCTAAACTTAATTAGCAGAAGTATTCTGTTGGGGGTTGGTTAACACACAGCTCTATTCACCACCTTCCCTATTTCCACTTCCTCTCGTTCAGTCAGACACATATGATATTGTTTTAAAGTATAGTAGCTCATATAGGGTAGGAAACCCTAACAACAACAACggaaaaaatgcatttgaagATGTGGGGCCTTTTGGTTAAGTTCTTTGTGTTTCACTAAACATTTGGTCCCCACAAGGGTAGGTAGaaaagacctgtctgtgtctctgtgtgtgtgtgtgtgtctctgtctctctctctctgtgtctctctctctctctgtctcactctctctctctgtctgtctcactctctctctgtctcacactctctctctgtctcacactctctctctgtctcactctctctctctgtctcactctctctcacaccctctctctctgtctcactctctctcacaccctctctctctctgtctcacaccctctctctctctgtctcactctctctctctgtctcactctctgtctcacactctctctctctgtctcacactctctctcacaccctctctctctctgtctcacactctctctcacaccctctctctctctgtctcactctctctctctgtctcacactctctctctgtctcacactctctctctgtctcactctctctcacaccctctcacaccctctcacaccctctctctcacaccctccctctctcacaccctctctctctcacaccctctctctctcacaccctctctctctcacaccctctctctctctctctctctctctctcacagacacccatccccccaccttCTTTCCCCAGCAGGAAGGAGTAGAAGCAGAGGTGGTTGACGCTGAGGTAAGCCCAGCCCTGGCGCGGCACACGGCCCTTCCAGTAGCTGCAGGAGTAGTAGTTCACCAGCTTCTCCTCGTCCGGCATCCCAAACAGCCTCCGCATCTTCACCTCAGCCTCGCGGAACTTCCCAGAGTCCTCATCCTCCTGGGCCAGCTTGCTCTTGTTTTCCTCAGCGAtgatgccctgtgtgtgtgtgtgtgtgtgtgtgtgtggggtgtgtggtgtgtggtgcgtgcgtgcgtgcgggagggaggggggagttgtgGGTTTGGATATTTTTAGTGCTTTAGGTCTGCAGTTCCTCTCACACTACTGCTTTGACGCAGACACCACCAGTCTTACATACACAGCCTTACTGAAACCTTGGTGTGCTCTCTCACCGCTTTCGATACCAACCTTCCAGATTCCCGGAATTTAAGCTTCACGTGACAATGATGCACCTTCACATGTCAAAACAACCACTAAAGAAACAGCCCAGATAGAGTAGAAACTCTGAAGTCTTTCTTACCTGGATCTTCCCCTTGACAAACGTGGTGATGTCCTCATCGTTGTCGAAGATGGAGAGAGTCTGGAGCAGATTAGCCTCCAGCCACTCCCAGTGTTCAGTTATCTCTTTCCTAGAAGAGCCTAGAAACACAAGGAGTCCTTTACcctcacagtaacacacacagtcctacaatAACCGTGATAATAAACCGCAATTAGCCTGCTAAGGTTGAGCTGCTTTCCACTAAGAGGTTGGGGGGGTGACACACCCATCCTTGATGGCTCCTATCACATGATACATACTATTTACTTTGCTTTCATAGACAGAGTGAGTACAGAATCCCCGATGGGATCCGAAGAGCAGAGTTCTAACAGCGTTTCagagtcagagtcaaggaacagtctgtgtttaccagacacagtgaccACATCCAGACACAGTAACCACATCCAGACACAGAGCCTATGAAACAGAGCTGTCGGCAGCACTCCCTGTCCAGCACAGAGACCTAACCGTACCAGCGTCACAGGCCTGTCCTGAGACCTAACGGTACCAGCATCACAGGGCTGTCCCTGTCCTGAGGTGAGTCGCAGCATCGCAGCACCCACCGCAAGCAATGCTCCAGAACAGCTGAGACTCCCCAGTCTGGTGAAGGATCCTGTAGGGAGCCACCCTGGCGCTGGAGTCCAGGACCACGTCCAGGGTGCCCACCAACAAGCCTGCACACaaataagagaaagagaggactcAGTGAGGTGTGATGAAGAGTAAGCGCTGACACGTGATGATTGAAGCGCTGATGAAGTGTTTAGTCCGTCTCTTCATTAACGGAGTGACTGAGTTCGGTTGAGTTCTGGGTTTTCGCACAAGTATTCTGCAGATAGGAGAAATGGTTTAACATacacctcaacataaaaatgaccATTTCAGACACACAGTTGGACGAGCAGAGTCTCTCtgaggcatgaaggtcagaggatAGTGTTTATAGTGAATAGAGAACAACAAAATAACATACAACCAATAAGTGAAAATAATTTgtttattttagtttttttaaggtctggtctcaggtcagatctaacaggctggtctcaggtcagatctaacaggtTGGTCTCCGATCAGATCTAACAGGTTGGTCTCcgatcagatctaacaggctggtctcagatcagatctaacaggctggtctcaggtcagatctaacaggctggtctcaggtcagatctaacaggctggtctcaggtcagatctaacaggctggtctcaggtcagatctaccaGGCTGATCTCAAGTCAGATTTCAACCATTCTAAActtttcccacacacacagtgaaaggagaaaagaggaggagggagaggagagcagcgaAGCCTAAAACTGAGTAAAGCAGCGCAcaatagagtcctcatcaatgatgcaaacgtATTTTatccacacaaaaaaaaaatgtttcaacTGTTCAAAAGTTTcggggaaaatattttttcaatctttctaaactttttttttttcacaatgtgacatgagaggagaggaaaatttGTGAAATGTGTTTTCAGCCTGTCTTTAAAATGTGAAGTAGAAAGTACCGATATTTGTGAGAAAAAAAGTAAGgactgaaagtaaaaagttgttgaaaaataaatagtgaagtcaATTACTGATCCCAgaaaaaatctacttaagtacagcaacaaagtatttgtacttcgttacttcccatctcagAAAAGCACATAGGAAATCAAATTTCTTCTACAGGTATATAGGCCTATAAAACGTCCTGCTCAATCATCACACTACTCACGCACGCTGCACCTTCTGCACATTTGACCGTATTCACATGACCTGTTCATGTGTAGGTAAGCCTGACTGGGGACATTCGTGCTGGCTCGGAAGAACCTGTAACAACTCTACTAGGGGGGAGATGTTAGATCCGCATTCACACATCAAAATCCCCAGTGACTCAGTTAGGATAAATAGGTTATTTTGCGAAGCTTTGTATGGGT is part of the Osmerus eperlanus chromosome 13, fOsmEpe2.1, whole genome shotgun sequence genome and harbors:
- the LOC134033066 gene encoding TBC1 domain family member 9B isoform X2, with amino-acid sequence MWISPEEVLLANALWVSERANPFFILQRRKGHGKGGGITGLLVGTLDVVLDSSARVAPYRILHQTGESQLFWSIACGSSRKEITEHWEWLEANLLQTLSIFDNDEDITTFVKGKIQGIIAEENKSKLAQEDEDSGKFREAEVKMRRLFGMPDEEKLVNYYSCSYWKGRVPRQGWAYLSVNHLCFYSFLLGKEVTLVVQWTDVTQLEKNATLLFPESVRVSTRTTEHYFSMFLNINDTFKLMEQLANIAMRQLLDNEGFAADRSLPKPCKTLKNVSALKRDLDARAKNERYRALFRLTPEERLDGHTDCTLWTPFAKMHIVGQLFVSNNYICFTSREEDLCQLIIPLREVSIVEKADSSSVLPCPVSISTKSKMTFLFANLRDRDFLVQRISDFLQRTPDNLWSDARDLTGHSWSPSPGTSLPSSPPSSGAGGLQGRHYSSSLPTASQGLLRIYQKDAPEDLGPKATKEKMKEESWNIHFFEFGRGVCMYRTSKTRELVLNGIPETLRGELWLLFSGAQNEMATHPGYYGELVEQAMGLCTLATEEIERDLHRSMPEHHAFQNETGIAALRRVLTAYACRNPGIGYCQAMNIVTSVLLLYCTEEEAFWLLVALCERMLPDYYNTRVVGALVDQGVFEELTRECLPLLYEHMQDLGVISTISLSWFLTLFLSVMPFDSAAVVVDCFFYEGIKVIFQVSLAVLHANMDHLLSCSDEGEAMTVLGRYLDNVVNKQTVSPPIPHHHALLTSGDQPPPEIDVFELVKASYEKFGSLRADVIEQMRFKQRLKVIHSLEDTAKRSVVRAIMTESAFSIEELEDLYVLFKAKHITSCYWGGSSEATDRHDPSLPYLEQYRIDLGQFSQLFGSLATWPCGVHSPTLAARLFRLLDHNKDGLINFKEFVTGLSGMYHGDMTEKLKLLYKLHLPPALCPEEAESALEATQFFTDDTQGEDVKEGGDAKGEADEKKEDKVKDYKYYLRMWAKEKEPKKETIKDLPRMNQEQFIELCKTLYNMFSEDPLEQELYHAIATVASLLLRIGEVGKKFTNNGAKKLDAASALAVIPPGPPAADPLQPAHEDSNGEGGSGQSQVCRALAEAQLETPPQQTSDEDVKDDTSVSSYSMVSGGSLQCEDIADDTVLIGCGDQRRGSSLDGDWSITFEQVLASMLTEPPLVNYFEKKGDIRANMASCRAQRGVERQMSSSSDHELAHHSV
- the LOC134033066 gene encoding TBC1 domain family member 9B isoform X1, giving the protein MWISPEEVLLANALWVSERANPFFILQRRKGHGKGGGITGLLVGTLDVVLDSSARVAPYRILHQTGESQLFWSIACGSSRKEITEHWEWLEANLLQTLSIFDNDEDITTFVKGKIQGIIAEENKSKLAQEDEDSGKFREAEVKMRRLFGMPDEEKLVNYYSCSYWKGRVPRQGWAYLSVNHLCFYSFLLGKEVTLVVQWTDVTQLEKNATLLFPESVRVSTRTTEHYFSMFLNINDTFKLMEQLANIAMRQLLDNEGFAADRSLPKPCKTLKNVSALKRDLDARAKNERYRALFRLTPEERLDGHTDCTLWTPFAKMHIVGQLFVSNNYICFTSREEDLCQLIIPLREVSIVEKADSSSVLPCPVSISTKSKMTFLFANLRDRDFLVQRISDFLQRTPDNLWSDARDLTGHSWSPSPGTSLPSSPPSSGAGGLQGRHYSSSLPTASQGLLRIYQKDAPEDLGPKATKEKMKEESWNIHFFEFGRGVCMYRTSKTRELVLNGIPETLRGELWLLFSGAQNEMATHPGYYGELVEQAMGLCTLATEEIERDLHRSMPEHHAFQNETGIAALRRVLTAYACRNPGIGYCQAMNIVTSVLLLYCTEEEAFWLLVALCERMLPDYYNTRVVGALVDQGVFEELTRECLPLLYEHMQDLGVISTISLSWFLTLFLSVMPFDSAAVVVDCFFYEGIKVIFQVSLAVLHANMDHLLSCSDEGEAMTVLGRYLDNVVNKQTVSPPIPHHHALLTSGDQPPPEIDVFELVKASYEKFGSLRADVIEQMRFKQRLKVIHSLEDTAKRSVVRAIMTESAFSIEELEDLYVLFKAKHITSCYWGGSSEATDRHDPSLPYLEQYRIDLGQFSQLFGSLATWPCGVHSPTLAARLFRLLDHNKDGLINFKEFVTGLSGMYHGDMTEKLKLLYKLHLPPALCPEEAESALEATQFFTDDTQEPLFLSDVDFLPQEVTSGEDVKEGGDAKGEADEKKEDKVKDYKYYLRMWAKEKEPKKETIKDLPRMNQEQFIELCKTLYNMFSEDPLEQELYHAIATVASLLLRIGEVGKKFTNNGAKKLDAASALAVIPPGPPAADPLQPAHEDSNGEGGSGQSQVCRALAEAQLETPPQQTSDEDVKDDTSVSSYSMVSGGSLQCEDIADDTVLIGCGDQRRGSSLDGDWSITFEQVLASMLTEPPLVNYFEKKGDIRANMASCRAQRGVERQMSSSSDHELAHHSV